From one Stigmatopora nigra isolate UIUO_SnigA chromosome 8, RoL_Snig_1.1, whole genome shotgun sequence genomic stretch:
- the gosr1 gene encoding Golgi SNAP receptor complex member 1 isoform X2, producing the protein MFDTMSVEIEQLLAKLTLVNDKMAEYTNSPGTASLNAALMHTLQRHRDILQDYTHEFHKTKGNFLAIREREDLLGSVRKDIEMYKSGSGVNNRRTELFLKEHEHLRNSDRLMDDTISIAMATKENMTSQRGMLKSIQSRVNTLANRFPAINSLIQRINLRKRRDSLILGTVIGVCTVLLLLYALH; encoded by the exons ATGTTTGACACCATGTCTGTAGAGATTGAGCAGCTGCTGGCCAAG CTGACTTTAGTAAACGACAAGATGGCGGAATACACCAATTCTCCGGGCACAGCATCTTTGAATGCCGCACTCATGCACACCCTCCAGAGGCACCGAGACATCCTACAG GATTATACACATGAATTCCACAAAACCAAAGGAAACTTCTTAGCCATACGAGAGCGTGAAGACCTATTAGGATCCGTCAGAAAGGACATTGA AATGTATAAAAGTGGATCTGGGGTGAACAACAGAAGAACAGAGCTGTTTCTGAAGGAACATGAACATCTAAGAAA TTCTGACCGACTGATGGATGACACAATAAG cattgccatggcaaccaagGAGAATATGACATCCCAAAGGGGCATGCTGAAATCCATACAGAGCCGAGTCAACACGCTGGCCA ATCGTTTCCCAGCCATTAACAGTCTCATCCAGCGAATTAACCTCCGGAAGAGGCGGGACTCCCTCATCCTCGGCACTGTGATCGGCGTCTGCACCGTTCTCCTCTTGCTCTATGCTTTGCACTGA
- the gosr1 gene encoding Golgi SNAP receptor complex member 1 isoform X1: MAGMGNSNYWEDLRKQARQLENELDLKLVSFSKLCTSYNTSRDARRGDTSDTTPLLNNSTQDRMFDTMSVEIEQLLAKLTLVNDKMAEYTNSPGTASLNAALMHTLQRHRDILQDYTHEFHKTKGNFLAIREREDLLGSVRKDIEMYKSGSGVNNRRTELFLKEHEHLRNSDRLMDDTISIAMATKENMTSQRGMLKSIQSRVNTLANRFPAINSLIQRINLRKRRDSLILGTVIGVCTVLLLLYALH; the protein is encoded by the exons ATCTACGAAAACAGGCCAGGCAGTTGGAGAATGAACTGGACTTGAAGTTGGTCTCCTTCAGTAAACTATGTACCAGCTACAATACCTCAAGAGATGCACGGCGAGGAGACAC GTCTGACACGACACCGTTGCTAAACAACTCCACGCAGGACAGGATGTTTGACACCATGTCTGTAGAGATTGAGCAGCTGCTGGCCAAG CTGACTTTAGTAAACGACAAGATGGCGGAATACACCAATTCTCCGGGCACAGCATCTTTGAATGCCGCACTCATGCACACCCTCCAGAGGCACCGAGACATCCTACAG GATTATACACATGAATTCCACAAAACCAAAGGAAACTTCTTAGCCATACGAGAGCGTGAAGACCTATTAGGATCCGTCAGAAAGGACATTGA AATGTATAAAAGTGGATCTGGGGTGAACAACAGAAGAACAGAGCTGTTTCTGAAGGAACATGAACATCTAAGAAA TTCTGACCGACTGATGGATGACACAATAAG cattgccatggcaaccaagGAGAATATGACATCCCAAAGGGGCATGCTGAAATCCATACAGAGCCGAGTCAACACGCTGGCCA ATCGTTTCCCAGCCATTAACAGTCTCATCCAGCGAATTAACCTCCGGAAGAGGCGGGACTCCCTCATCCTCGGCACTGTGATCGGCGTCTGCACCGTTCTCCTCTTGCTCTATGCTTTGCACTGA